TGCCGCTATTGATGATGCAGATATTTATGTTTATCGTAATCGCCGCATATGCACAAGCATGATTGAATTACTAGGCGATATCGTATTGGTTTTTACGGCACTGCAATTGTTCGTGGTACTGGTAAACCTGATATGGAACGAGAAACTGGCGTCCCGCCCGCTTTCCCACCCGATACCCACCGTGTCCGTATTAATTCCCGCCCGGAATGAAGAAAGGAATATCCGCCGGTTGCTGGACGATTTACTGCGGTTGCCTTGTCCTCCGGTGGAAATTATGGTTTGCAACGATCAGTCTACAGACCGTACCGCTGCGGTTGTGGAAGAATATGCCGCACTGCATCCTTCTGTAAAGTTATTCCATTCTCCACCCCTTCCCCGGCGTTGGACGGGAAAGAACTTCGCTTGCCATCAGCTTGCCGCGCAAGCTACGGGCGAATATCTTCTTTTTTTAGACGCCGATGTGCGTATAAAAGGACGTGCCATCGAAAGGGCTACCTATATCGCAGAAAAACATAAATTAAAGCTTTTGACGGTTTTTCCCCGCCAACTGCTCTTTTCTTTTGGAGAAAAAGCGGTGGTTCCTTTGATGAATTATATCTTGCTGACTTTATTGCCGCTTATCACTGTCCGGCTGGTAACAAACCAGCGTTCGCTTGCCGCAGCCAATGGGCAGTTTATGTTATTCCATGCTTCGGAATACCGGGACTTGCGACCTCACAAACGGGTACGCAAACAGTACGTGGAAGATATCCGGATTGCCCGGTATTACAAGAGCAAGGGGTTACGGGTAGGTTGCTTCACGGGCGACGATGAAATTGCCTGCCGTATGTATCCGGGGTTTGCGGAGGCGATAAACGGGTTTGCCCGTAGTTTGCCGACTTTCTTCGGTGAATCGTATACGGTAGCTCTCTTATTCTGGGGGATTACTACGGCGGGATTCTTGTTTGTGTTCCAGGCGTTTTCGCGAGAAGTATTTTATGTATATCTGGCGGGATATGTGGTGATCAGGGTGCTCGTCTCCCTGATCAGTCACCAGTCTGTAGTGTATAATGTATTACTCTGTCCTATCCAGCAACTTTGCATGGGGTGGGTTATTCTTTATTCACTGATCCGGAGAGGAAGTAAAAGGCATTATTGGAAAGGAAGAAAACTACCGGGGTGATTGGCCGGAGGCTTTTGGTTATTTTGTCGTTGGTAGTGCCTATACTTTTAAGAAGGCGAACAAAACAACAATGACAAACTTTTTCCCGGAGCCTCTATTTGCCCCAACCTGTCATGGCGGGTAAGCCTTTTTCTTGGAGCCCACTTGCTCCATGCTGTCATGGCGGGCAGCGACCCGCCATCTCCCTTCCCTAAAGCCGGCCTTGGTTGATCGGAGATCCCGCGTCAAGCGCGGGATGACAGGGGGGGCAAGGACAGGGGGGACGGGAGGAAAGGACTAAACATAGGAGGACAGAGTTGGGCACGGGATGACAGGAGGGGATGAGGGAAGACAGAGGGCGAATGACAAGGTTGGGCGCAGGATAACAGAGTTAGGTGAAAGATAACAGGATATGCAAAGAAAACTTAATAAACAATATACTATGAATAATCAATCAGTGCTAATTATCGGTTCGGGCCTGGGCGGTTTAGCTACGGCCTTACGACTGGCTAAGAAAGGATATAACGTCCGGATCGTGGAAAAGAACGGCCAGGCAGGTGGGCGATTGAACCAGATTAAGAAAGACGGTTTTACGTTCGATACCGGCCCCAGCTTCTTCTCCATGTCGTACGAGTTTGAAGCATTTGCCCGCGATTGCG
The genomic region above belongs to Parabacteroides pacaensis and contains:
- a CDS encoding glycosyltransferase, whose translation is MIELLGDIVLVFTALQLFVVLVNLIWNEKLASRPLSHPIPTVSVLIPARNEERNIRRLLDDLLRLPCPPVEIMVCNDQSTDRTAAVVEEYAALHPSVKLFHSPPLPRRWTGKNFACHQLAAQATGEYLLFLDADVRIKGRAIERATYIAEKHKLKLLTVFPRQLLFSFGEKAVVPLMNYILLTLLPLITVRLVTNQRSLAAANGQFMLFHASEYRDLRPHKRVRKQYVEDIRIARYYKSKGLRVGCFTGDDEIACRMYPGFAEAINGFARSLPTFFGESYTVALLFWGITTAGFLFVFQAFSREVFYVYLAGYVVIRVLVSLISHQSVVYNVLLCPIQQLCMGWVILYSLIRRGSKRHYWKGRKLPG